One Flavobacterium sp. 90 DNA segment encodes these proteins:
- a CDS encoding porin, giving the protein MCSLILLTSSKGIAQLEKEKDTTKQITVRYGSKGIELRTKDNKFLFQLQSRLQFRFSTPNDQDPLTYDDYSQDKETTFKINRARLKVGGHAFEPWLKYYWEYELSQSNLLDFRLMIEKWEWLSFKVGQWKVEYTRERFISSGEQQTVDRSLINRSFTVDRQMGVEVNGHLKGKGIADFNYWAAALTGTGRGNTSNDDNNLMYFGRVQWNFLGRFLDFEGSDLEFHKKPTPIIAFSALTNRSPYTRFSQSGGGSLEGYENGAPGQYRVNQWNLETAFMYQGFSWQSEWHTKQIVDKLNNDDTTTLKGYYVQAGYFFHNAFEWWPQHLEMAGRHAAYRPDNHIRQNLQNETTIAFNWFFNGHKNKLTSEVSYFSFEDKTLPLEAGWRFRIQWDISL; this is encoded by the coding sequence ATGTGTTCTCTGATCTTACTAACGAGTTCTAAAGGAATTGCGCAACTGGAGAAAGAAAAGGATACAACTAAACAAATTACTGTTCGATACGGAAGCAAAGGAATTGAATTAAGAACGAAAGACAACAAATTTCTTTTTCAATTGCAGAGCCGTTTGCAATTTAGATTTTCGACACCAAACGATCAGGATCCTTTGACTTATGATGATTATAGTCAGGATAAGGAAACGACTTTTAAAATCAATCGTGCCAGATTAAAAGTTGGCGGACATGCGTTTGAACCTTGGTTAAAATATTATTGGGAATACGAACTTAGCCAATCTAATCTACTTGATTTTAGACTTATGATTGAAAAATGGGAATGGTTAAGTTTTAAAGTCGGTCAATGGAAAGTCGAATATACGCGTGAACGTTTTATAAGCAGCGGTGAACAGCAAACTGTAGACAGATCTCTTATAAATCGGTCTTTTACAGTCGACAGACAAATGGGTGTCGAAGTAAACGGTCATCTAAAAGGAAAAGGAATTGCAGATTTTAATTATTGGGCGGCAGCTTTAACCGGAACCGGAAGAGGAAATACTTCGAATGATGATAATAATCTAATGTATTTTGGAAGAGTACAATGGAATTTTCTGGGTCGGTTTCTCGATTTTGAAGGAAGTGATTTAGAATTTCATAAAAAACCAACTCCTATTATTGCTTTCTCAGCTCTTACAAACCGAAGCCCTTATACCCGATTTTCACAATCTGGCGGAGGATCATTAGAAGGATATGAAAATGGCGCTCCGGGACAATATCGCGTAAATCAGTGGAATTTGGAAACCGCTTTTATGTATCAGGGTTTTTCCTGGCAAAGCGAATGGCACACTAAGCAAATCGTCGATAAATTGAATAATGACGATACAACTACATTAAAAGGATATTATGTTCAGGCTGGATATTTCTTTCATAATGCTTTTGAGTGGTGGCCACAACATCTGGAAATGGCAGGAAGACATGCCGCATATCGACCAGACAATCACATTAGACAAAACCTTCAAAACGAAACAACTATTGCTTTTAACTGGTTTTTTAATGGTCATAAAAACAAACTCACTTCTGAGGTAAGCTATTTTAGTTTTGAAGACAAAACGCTGCCTTTAGAAGCCGGATGGCGTTTTAGAATACAATGGGACATCTCTTTATAG